A window of Panicum virgatum strain AP13 chromosome 8K, P.virgatum_v5, whole genome shotgun sequence contains these coding sequences:
- the LOC120644123 gene encoding uncharacterized protein LOC120644123, producing MELNASTRNLTATSSPYYSKDAFIISSGASHHLTGNILLFDQESLFQYYDTLKVGNAYPMDIVGFGSITRPSLTLPDVRYVPGLKVNAVSIGQLSAMDYDVLFIKNGGCVVKERLGGEVVGEATLLNGLYMVDYLRIPLDRICLPDYETVEAALGFL from the coding sequence ATGGAGCTCAATGCTAGCACTAGAAATCTGACGGCGACGAGCTCACCCTACTATTCAAAAGATGCATTCATTATCAGCTCTGGAGCTTCTCATCATCTCACAGGGAACATTCTGCTCTTCGATCAAGAAAGCTTGTTCCAGTACTATGACACCCTCAAGGTGGGCAATGCTTATCCGATGGACATAGTGGGATTTGGATCCATAACCCGCCCCAGTCTCACGCTTCCGGATGTCAGATACGTGCCCGGGCTCAAAGTTAACGCCGTGTCTATCGGGCAGCTTTCTGCAATGGATTACGACGTCTTGTTTATCAAGAACGGGGGGTGCGTGGTGAAGGAGAGGCTTGGCGGCGAGGTGGTCGGCGAAGCCACCCTTCTGAATGGCTTGTACATGGTCGATTATTTGCGGATTCCTCTAGACCGCATCTGCTTACCCGACTACGAAACAGTTGAGGCTGCTCTCGGGTTCTTGTAG